A genomic segment from Capra hircus breed San Clemente chromosome 7, ASM170441v1, whole genome shotgun sequence encodes:
- the IL5 gene encoding interleukin-5 encodes MHLRLTLVALGAAYVCANAVESTMNRLVAETLTLLSTHQTLLIGDGNLMIPTPQHTNHQLCIEEVFQGIDTLKNQTAQGDAVKKIFRNLSLIKEYIDLQKRKCGGERWRVKQFLDYLQVFLGVINTEWTMES; translated from the exons ATGCATCTGCGTTTGACCTTGGTAGCTCTTGGAGCTGCCTATGTTTGTGCCAATGCTGTAGAAAGTACCATGAATAGACTGGTGGCAGAGACCTTGACACTGCTCTCCACGCATCAAACTCTGCTGATAGGTGATGgg aaCTTGATGATTCCTACTCCTCAGCATACAAAT CACCAACTATGCATTGAAGAAGTCTTTCAGGGAATAGACACGTTGAAGAATCAAACTGCACAAGGGGATGCTGTGAAAAAAATATTCCGAAACTTGTCTTTAATAAAAGAATACATAGACCTCCAAAAA aggAAGTGTGGAGGAGAAAGATGGAGAGTGAAACAATTCCTCGACTACCTGCAAGTTTTCCTTGGTGTGATAAACACAGAGTGGACGATGGAAAGCTGA